The Zalophus californianus isolate mZalCal1 chromosome 7, mZalCal1.pri.v2, whole genome shotgun sequence genome includes a region encoding these proteins:
- the LOC113927124 gene encoding tubulin beta-2B chain — protein sequence MREIVHIQAGQCGNQIGAKFWEVISDEHGIDPTGSYHGDSDLQLERINVYYNEATGNKYVPRAILVDLEPGTMDSVRSGPFGQIFRPDNFVFGQSGAGNNWAKGHYTEGAELVDSVLDVVRKESESCDCLQGFQLTHSLGGGTGSGMGTLLISKIREEYPDRIMNTFSVMPSPKVSDTVVEPYNATLSVHQLVENTDETYCIDNEALYDICFRTLKLTTPTYGDLNHLVSATMSGVTTCLRFPGQLNADLRKLAVNMVPFPRLHFFMPGFAPLTSRGSQQYRALTVPELTQQMFDSKNMMAACDPRHGRYLTVAAIFRGRMSMKEVDEQMLNVQNKNSSYFVEWIPNNVKTAVCDIPPRGLKMSATFIGNSTAIQELFKRISEQFTAMFRRKAFLHWYTGEGMDEMEFTEAESNMNDLVSEYQQYQDATADEQGEFEEEEGEDEA from the exons ATGCGTGAGATCGTGCACATCCAGGCGGGCCAGTGCGGCAACCAGATCGGCGCTAAG TTTTGGGAGGTCATCAGTGATGAGCATGGGATCGACCCCACTGGCAGTTACCATGGAGACAGTGATTTGCAGCTGGAGAGAATCAATGTGTACTACAATGAAGCCACTG GTAACAAATATGTACCTCGGGCCATCCTGGTGGACCTGGAGCCGGGCACCATGGACTCGGTCAGGTCTGGACCCTTCGGCCAGATTTTCAGGCCAGACAACTTCGTGTTTG GCCAGAGTGGTGCGGGCAACAACTGGGCGAAGGGCCACTACACAGAGGGAGCCGAACTCGTGGACTCGGTCCTGGACGTGGTGAGGAAAGAGTCAGAAAGCTGTGACTGTCTGCAGGGCTTCCAGCTGACCCACTCGCTGGGGGGCGGCACGGGGTCCGGGATGGGCACGCTGCTCATCAGCAAGATCCGAGAGGAGTACCCAGACCGCATCATGAACACCTTCAGCGTCATGCCCTCGCCCAAGGTGTCCGACACGGTGGTCGAGCCCTATAACGCCACCCTGTCGGTGCACCAGCTGGTGGAGAACACCGATGAAACCTACTGCATCGACAACGAGGCCCTGTACGACATCTGCTTCCGCACCCTGAAACTGACCACCCCCACGTACGGAGACCTCAACCACCTGGTGTCGGCCACCATGAGCGGCGTCACCACCTGCCTGCGCTTCCCGGGCCAGCTGAACGCCGACCTGCGCAAGCTGGCCGTGAACATGGTGCCCTTCCCGCGCCTGCACTTCTTCATGCCCGGCTTCGCGCCGCTCACCAGCCGCGGCAGCCAGCAGTACCGCGCGCTCACGGTGCCCGAGCTCACGCAGCAGATGTTCGACTCCAAGAACATGATGGCCGCCTGCGACCCGCGCCACGGCCGCTACCTGACCGTGGCCGCCATCTTCCGCGGCCGCATGTCCATGAAGGAGGTGGACGAGCAGATGCTCAACGTGCAGAACAAGAACAGCAGCTACTTCGTCGAGTGGATCCCCAACAACGTGAAGACGGCCGTGTGCGACATCCCGCCGCGCGGCCTCAAGATGTCGGCCACCTTCATCGGCAACAGCACGGCCATCCAGGAGCTGTTCAAGCGCATCTCGGAGCAGTTCACGGCCATGTTCCGGCGCAAGGCCTTCCTGCACTGGTACACGGGCGAGGGCATGGATGAGATGGAGTTCACCGAGGCCGAGAGCAACATGAACGACCTGGTGTCCGAGTACCAGCAGTACCAGGACGCCACGGCCGACGAACAGGGGGAGTtcgaggaggaggagggcgaggATGAGGCTTAA